From one Eleginops maclovinus isolate JMC-PN-2008 ecotype Puerto Natales chromosome 7, JC_Emac_rtc_rv5, whole genome shotgun sequence genomic stretch:
- the zic5 gene encoding zinc finger protein ZIC 5 produces the protein MEPPLSKRNPAIRLADLAATQPHPHQNMTGFPGLGGHHPLSHHAHLHPGELGNDPGVALTPFGPEHMAQTNALKLSPSQHIQSHHEAQTAASFTSAQTTVGFPVAHPHSGYSSSRDFILRRELSASAMHALGDQHSSASSPHHHGMFISPTGAYGHAESGAHSLFTGLHDQGSPGAHHHHALNGQMRLGIPGDIYGRPEHFGHRPDHYGPSSLHSYNSMNLNVNIASAPHGAAGAFLRYMRQPIKQELICKWIDQEQSQKKPCSKTYSTMHELVNHVTVEHVGGPEQSSHVCFWEECPREGKAFKAKYKLINHIRVHTGEKPFPCPFPGCGKVFARSENLKIHKRTHTGEKPFKCEFDGCDRKFANSSDRKKHSHVHTSDKPYYCKVRGCDKSYTHPSSLRKHMKVHCKSPPPPSTNVPYISSTNPLGDSLSPNSEPHRNRSANLSPQVTNLNEWYVCQGSGGPNHLHTPSSDVPTSDSDEDSFRNSDPRTML, from the exons ATGGAACCCCCTTTAAGCAAGAGGAATCCGGCGATAAGATTAGCGGATTTGGCAGCGACTCAACCCCATCCTCATCAGAATATGACAGGCTTCCCGGGGCTAGGGGGGCATCACCCTCTCTCCCACCATGCCCACCTCCACCCTGGGGAGCTGGGCAACGACCCCGGAGTGGCACTCACTCCATTTGGACCAGAGCACATGGCACAGACAAATGCTCTCAAACTTAGCCCATCTCAGCACATTCAGAGCCATCACGAAGCCCAGACCGCGGCATCTTTCACTTCTGCTCAGACCACTGTTGGTTTCCCCGTGGCTCACCCCCACTCAGGCTACTCAAGCAGCAGGGACTTCATCCTCAGGAGAGAACTCTCAGCCTCTGCTATGCATGCACTTGGCGACCAGCATAGTTCCGCCTCCTCCCCTCATCACCATGGCATGTTCATCTCCCCAACAGGTGCTTATGGGCACGCAGAAAGTGGGGCCCATTCACTTTTTACTGGACTTCACGACCAAGGGTCCCCAGGTGCCCACCACCACCATGCCCTCAATGGGCAGATGCGCCTGGGTATACCGGGGGACATCTACGGCAGGCCAGAGCACTTCGGGCACAGGCCAGATCACTATGGACCCTCTTCTCTCCACAGCTACAACTCCATGAACCTCAATGTGAACATCGCTTCAGCTCCTCACGGAGCGGCGGGGGCGTTTTTAAGATACATGCGGCAGCCCATAAAGCAAGAGCTAATCTGCAAATGGATTGACCAGGAGCAAAGTCAAAAAAAGCCCTGCTCTAAAACGTACAGCACCATGCACGAGCTGGTCAACCACGTCACGGTGGAGCATGTCGGGGGACCGGAGCAGAGCTCCCACGTCTGTTTTTGGGAGGAATGTCCACGGGAAGGAAAGGCTTTCAAAGCGAAGTACAAACTGATCAATCACATCCGAGTTCATACGGGAGAAAAGCCCTTCCCGTGCCCTTTCCCAGGCTGTGGAAAAGTGTTTGCTCGATCGGAGAATTTAAAGATTCACAAGAGGACTCACACAG GAGAGAAACCTTTCAAGTGCGAGTTTGACGGCTGTGACAGAAAATTCGCCAACAGCAGCGACCGGAAGAAGCATTCTCACGTCCACACCAGCGACAAGCCTTACTACTGCAAAGTGCGAGGCTGTGACAAGTCCTACACACACCCGAGTTCGCTGCGGAAGCACATGAAGGTGCACTGCAAGTCCCCGCCGCCCCCTTCCACCAACGTTCCCTACATTTCGTCCACAAACCCTCTCGGAGACTCTCTTTCTCCAAACTCCGAGCCGCACAGGAACCGCTCTGCGAACCTCTCCCCTCAGGTCACCAACCTCAACGAGTGGTACGTGTGCCAGGGGAGCGGGGGGCCCAACCACCTCCACACCCCCTCCAGCGATGTGCCAACGTCAGATTCAGACGAAGACTCTTTCAGAAACTCTGACCCAAGGACAATGCTCTGA
- the zic2a gene encoding zinc finger protein ZIC 2a, with protein sequence MLLDAGHQFPGLGVGSFARHHSASEMQERDLSLAQNSFVDSAHMGAFKLNHDLSPGQSSAFTTQAPGYPAAALGAHAAHVTSYASSPFNSTRDFLFRSRGFGESSPASSQHTIFGPSAGSLHHSHTDTQGHILFPGIHEQHGSHGSPNVLNGQMRLGLPGEVFGRSDQYHQVSSPRTDPYSAAQLHNQYGSMNMNMGMNMAAHHHPGAFFRYMRQQCIKQELICKWIDPEQLSNPKKCCNKTFSTMHELVTHVSVEHVGGPEQTNHVCFWEECARESKPFKAKYKLVNHIRVHTGEKPFPCPFPGCGKVFARSENLKIHKRTHTGEKPFQCEFEGCDRRFANSSDRKKHMHVHTSDKPYLCKMCDKSYTHPSSLRKHMKVHEASPPPSDSSPAASSGYESSTPPGLVSPTTETQSNTTMSPASVVHNTTSHSGLSSNFSEWYV encoded by the exons ATGTTACTGGATGCTGGTCACCAGTTCCCCGGACTGGGAGTGGGGTCATTTGCAAGGCATCACTCAGCGAGCGAGATGCAGGAAAGAGACTTGAGTTTGGCACAAAATAGCTTCGTAGACTCCGCACACATGGGTGCGTTTAAGCTGAACCATGATCTCTCCCCGGGACAGAGCTCTGCCTTCACCACACAGGCGCCCGGCTACCCCGCTGCGGCTTTGGGGGCTCATGCCGCCCATGTCACGTCGTATGCAAGCTCCCCATTCAACTCAACCAGGGACTTTCTCTTTCGTAGTCGTGGATTCGGAGAATCCTCTCCGGCGAGCAGCCAACACACTATTTTTGGCCCCTCGGCGGGATCCCTCCATCACTCCCATACAGACACTCAAGGCCACATTCTGTTCCCCGGCATCCACGAACAGCATGGGTCCCACGGATCCCCGAATGTCCTGAACGGGCAAATGAGGCTCGGACTACCCGGGGAAGTTTTTGGACGCTCTGACCAGTACCACCAGGTCTCAAGCCCGAGGACCGACCCTTACTCGGCCGCACAGCTTCACAACCAATATGGCTCCATGAATATGAACATGGGGATGAACATGGCAGCCCATCACCACCCCGGTGCCTTTTTCCGCTACATGAGGCAACAGTGTATCAAGCAGGAGCTCATCTGCAAGTGGATCGACCCCGAGCAGCTCAGCAACCCGAAAAAGTGTTGCAACAAAACTTTTAGCACCATGCACGAGTTGGTCACGCACGTCTCAGTGGAGCATGTCGGGGGACCGGAGCAGACAAACCACGTCTGTTTCTGGGAGGAATGCGCCAGGGAGAGCAAACCGTTCAAGGCGAAATACAAACTGGTGAACCACATTCGGGTGCACACCGGGGAGAAGCCTTTTCCATGCCCCTTCCCCGGCTGTGGAAAGGTCTTCGCACGGTCAGAAAACTTGAAGATCCACAAGAGAACACATACAG gAGAGAAGCCGTTCCAGTGTGAGTTTGAGGGCTGCGACAGAAGGTTTGCAAACAGCAGCGACCGAAAGAAACACATGCACGTTCACACGTCGGACAAGCCATATCTCTGCAAAATGTGTGACAAGTCCTACACACATCCCAGCTCTCTACGAAAACACATGAAG GTGCATGAAGCCTCCCCACCACCATCAGACTCATCACCAGCAGCCAGCTCTGGTTATGAATCCTCCACACCTCCAGGCCTGGTGTCTCCCACCACCGAGACCCAAAGCAACACCACTATGTCCCCAGCCTCAGTTGTGCACAACACCACCAGCCACAGTGGCCTATCCTCCAATTTCAGTGAATGGTATGTTTAG